In Massilia sp. METH4, the genomic window CTGAGTAGCCGTATTGCAGGGTGCCGGCGCGGCGGCCCCACAGCCCGTTCAGGTGCGGCCCGAAGGCGTTGCGGGCGCCTGGGCCCACCTGGTGACAGGAGGCGCAAACCCGGAACGCGGCGGCACCGGCCTTCGGGTCCGCGGCATCGGCCGCATTGGCTTGCAGGGGCGGCAACATGGCGAAAAGTGTCACGGCGAGGGCAAGGCTGGATCGGAACATGCGATGATTATAGTCTCGGCCGACCAGCCCGTGCGCCACGGCCGCGGCGGCGCTGCTACAGTTGGCATTCCTCCAACAATGCGCCCGGATCATGGATACGCACCGCCTTGCCGACAACATCAAGCACCTCGCCGGCTGGCTGCTGGTCACGTTCGCCGCCGCCGCGCTGGGCGCCTGGGCATCGCAGGATGCGCCGCAGTTCTATGCCCAGCTGGACAAGCCGGAGTGGGCGCCCCCCGCCGGCGTGTTCGGCCCCGTGTGGACGGTGATTTACCTGCTGATGGCGCTTGCCGCCTTCCTGGTGTGGCGGACGCGCGGGTTCTCGACGGCGCCGCGCACGCTGGGCCTCTACCTCGTCCAGCTGG contains:
- a CDS encoding c-type cytochrome — its product is MFRSSLALAVTLFAMLPPLQANAADAADPKAGAAAFRVCASCHQVGPGARNAFGPHLNGLWGRRAGTLQYGYSAAMKKSAVVWNDKTLAAFLRDPDEVVPGTKMRLWGFSDERKIANLLAYLRQYQ
- a CDS encoding TspO/MBR family protein — protein: MDTHRLADNIKHLAGWLLVTFAAAALGAWASQDAPQFYAQLDKPEWAPPAGVFGPVWTVIYLLMALAAFLVWRTRGFSTAPRTLGLYLVQLAANALWSWLFFGWHLGAAAFAEVLVLWALILATTVAFWKVRRVAGVMLLPYLAWVTFASALTFACWQRNPQLLG